ATTTCGGGATGAGTGTTCCTGAATGCGTGTGTTCTCCTGCAACTGATATAAAATTGAAAACTGGTAAATAAAGGAATCCAGGAGCGACCTAATGAGCTGCGGCTGAAACATAGCTTGTTTTTCTGTATTGATAACTGAATGTATAAGCTCAAAAAGTTTTTTGAACCAATCATTTTCTTCATCACTTAAATTGATGAGCGCCACTTTTGTAAGTGATTCTTCTATAATCAGCCTCGCGTTTTCATTCACCAGTTTGGCGTCAAATGCCAAAACCCAGCCGTTGCCAGTCTGATGTTTTACCACTTCATGCACTTGGCCCGGATAGGAAATCAGTATCGATTGTTCTTTGATGAGCACAGGCTGGAAATCGATCATGAAATCCAGATTTCCATTTTCAACAAAAAAGCAGCAATAATGGTCGTGGCGATGAGGTACAGAAGCTTGGATGGCATATTGAAAAATCTCTTCTGCCAGAAAATTGCAGATGAAAATGTCGGATCCCTTCTCCATTAATTCATCAAACTGATAAATGGGTATTTTTTCAGACATTCCTTTAATTTTAAGACCAGAAGCCATGAGCAAAAATTTTCGCGGTAAGATATGGATTCTTTTTAAAGATTTTTCGTAGTCCGGTTACCATTGGTATGTAACCCGCGATATAAATGGCGCTGTAATCTGACAGAGTTTTATTTCCGGAGTATTGATGTAAACTATCAAGACTGTCTGTACCCGGCTTCATCACAAACGTAAATTCTGGATTTTCATATATGAAAAAATCAGGAAGCCAGTAATTTTCATTCAAAAATACGACCGCCTCAAACGGATATTCTTTTCTGTTTGTCAATTGTTTGAGCGCAAGAAAATGTCCCAGGGCACTTCCATCACCAAAACATATTATTTTTCCGGATTGAGATGGTAATTGTGCAGCATGTGCGGGGGAAAAAAGAATAATGTCTCCAACACTTAGATTCTTCGTCCAGGCGCTGCCGAAACCGTTGTGATCCGTTTCGATCAGCATGGTGCATGTTCTTTTTTTAACGTCCCATGTCGCCGGTGTGTAATCTCTGTATTCATATTCTGCTACTTTACATTTCAGACGTGGTATGGTTGTCCATTTAGCCATATCCACGTCCGGTAAATGCAAATCAATTTCGTACATCGTTTCCGGTTGCCATTTTCTGATCGCCTGTACAAAACCTTCCTGCGTAAATGCCTTATCTAACAGGGAAAATACAGCTTTTTTTAGTCCGTTTGCCATTTAATTTGTTGAATTTTTGAGCCTTACTATAATTTCTAATCGAGCAGTTCTTCACAATTGAATCCGTGCTGCTTTACAATTTCTATTGCCTGAGATGCAAAATTTCCATGATGTTTTATGCGAAGAACTTTGTCACAATCGCCAAGATCGAAGCTGATTTCACTGCCGGGAAAGTGTGAGAGAAGTATTTTAGCAATAATCTGGGCGTCACCAAATTCCTTTACATTTGTTTTAAAAACATAAATTGTGAGATAACTTATTATAATGTCCTCACGCGATTTTAGATTTATAGTCGGTGAGGAACGTATGGCTTCTGCTTTTTTCATTGTTGATATAACCTTTTGTTGCGACTAATAGATGAACAAAGGTATTTTATAAAACAGGTGTTTTGTGCTACAAATGACGGGGAAAGGTGGATGATTCGCGTGAAATGTTTTTGAATGTATTTTGATGAGGAAGAATGTTGTTTGACCAGAGATTCAAAATTATTAGCACTTGGTTTTATTGAATATTATCTTTAAATTAAACTATTCATCAAACTGCTGCTCATCATGAAAAAATACTGGATCTCTATATTTTTGATTACAAGTTCCATTGTAACCTATGCGCAAGGAATTGTGGTCAATGCGGATGGGACACATTCTGTTGTGATAAATTCAGGAACTACGGGAGTTATAGTAAATTCGAACGGGACACATTCTACCGTAGTTAATTCAGGATCGAATGTCTCAACAATTGTAAATCCGAATGGAACGCATTCAACCGCGATCAATAATGGCAGCATATCCACGATTGTAAATCCTGATGGCACACATTCAATTGGTATAAATAACGGAACGATGATACAAGTTGTAACACCTGATCAGAAAAATGCCGTGGATAATATTCAAAAAGCTGATGCGGCTGAGGAAAGTGATGTTTGGTTTAAACCGTC
The nucleotide sequence above comes from Dyadobacter subterraneus. Encoded proteins:
- a CDS encoding AraC family transcriptional regulator; translated protein: MSEKIPIYQFDELMEKGSDIFICNFLAEEIFQYAIQASVPHRHDHYCCFFVENGNLDFMIDFQPVLIKEQSILISYPGQVHEVVKHQTGNGWVLAFDAKLVNENARLIIEESLTKVALINLSDEENDWFKKLFELIHSVINTEKQAMFQPQLIRSLLDSFIYQFSILYQLQENTRIQEHSSRNIDITKKFRQLLQKNFKTIKKPSEYAEKMNFSVSYLNDTVKAVTGFPLTYFIQQEVINEAQRLLYYSEMSIKEIAYTLGYEDDKYFIRLFGKSTGSSPAVFRKNKTARSL
- a CDS encoding siderophore-interacting protein; this translates as MANGLKKAVFSLLDKAFTQEGFVQAIRKWQPETMYEIDLHLPDVDMAKWTTIPRLKCKVAEYEYRDYTPATWDVKKRTCTMLIETDHNGFGSAWTKNLSVGDIILFSPAHAAQLPSQSGKIICFGDGSALGHFLALKQLTNRKEYPFEAVVFLNENYWLPDFFIYENPEFTFVMKPGTDSLDSLHQYSGNKTLSDYSAIYIAGYIPMVTGLRKIFKKNPYLTAKIFAHGFWS